Proteins from one Penaeus vannamei isolate JL-2024 chromosome 8, ASM4276789v1, whole genome shotgun sequence genomic window:
- the LOC113828684 gene encoding uncharacterized protein: protein MLWLGTILLFVNTVESQGGPRCVSLGGSHGSCGSQDECSSYLSLVRQKDEASVKPLFRTTLGNELLNYVSRCCESASSKPLIPSEEECGFSEPSGPANDLQRVIHQYDRGCDDKSKHLPTLRTKYLSSHTIRYGQEEKERERKTNFFCHPGVLGIWAKIWSWPGMFIGPRKEEISITWVFSCSSLPLADYALLLPWHDINYIRPVCLPFNYRTKDFVNERLAVVGYGSTSFGGQQSKLPIAAVLNVLSLRTCHNSYKETVLGRQVILTDSQMCAGGASGSSCTGDSGGPLNFFDINTRRFYIVGLVSFGYGCGEFPEVYTRVGAYLHWIENTLNDSTL from the exons ATGTTGTGGCTGGGAacaattttgttatttgttaacaCAGTAGAAAGTCAAG GTGGCCCTCGCTGTGTTTCACTCGGCGGTTCGCACG GCAGCTGTGGCTCCCAGGATGAGTGTTCCTCTTACCTGAGCCTCGTTAGACAGAAGGATGAAGCTTCTGTAAAGCCCCTCTTCAGGACGACATTAGGCAA TGAGTTGTTGAACTACGTCTCGAGATGCTGCGAATCAGCCTCTTCGAAGCCTCTCATTCCAAGCGAGGAAGAGTGCGGTTTCTCTGAGCCTTCGGGTCCTGCAAACGATCTTCAGAGG GTGATACACCAGTATGATAGAGGGTGTGACGACAAGAGTAAACATTTGCCAACGCTTAGGACAAAATAC ctcaGCTCTCACACTATAAGATAtggacaagaagagaaggaaagagaaagg AAAACTAATTTTTTCTGCCATCCTGGTGTGTTGGGGATTTGGGCGAAAATCTGGAGTTGGCCTGGCATGTTTATAGGCCCACGTAAAGAAGAAATATCGATTACCTGGGTTTTCTCCTGCTCGTCTTTACCTTTGGCTGATTATGCCTTACTCCTGCCTTGGCACGATATCA ACTATATTCGACCAGTGTGTCTTCCCTTCAACTACCGGACCAAAGACTTTGTAAATGAGCGTCTAGCCGTCGTGGGTTATGGCAGCACCTCCTTTG GGGGTCAGCAATCTAAATTACCCATTGCTGCAGTGCTGAACGTGTTAAGTTTAAGAACCTGTCACAACAGCTACAAGGAGACTGTCCTGGGAAGACAAGTCATCTTAACTGACTCGCAGATGTGTGCAGGTGGTGCCAGTGGGAGCTCCTGTACT GGTGATAGCGGAGGGCCTCTGAACTTCTTCGACATCAACACTCGCAGGTTTTACATTGTTGGCCTTGTGTCCTTCGGTTATGGCTGCGGCGAGTTTCCTGAAGTCTACACGCGTGTGGGAGCTTACCTCCACTGGATAGAGAACACCCTGAACGACAGCACTCTCTGA
- the LOC113828682 gene encoding CLIP domain-containing serine protease HP8-like isoform X1, translating to MLWLGVIVFAICTVDGQSFPAGNCRSRNDCPGYLELARRMNDPSLQLFFATGLGKELLKFTNRCCKSSLFPTEEECGIAEPSGPVNDLQRRGAWPWLAALSPHPGNKFSVICGGTLINRRHVLTAAQCLVLPNSENPKYARLGEYDLNVEDDAKYIELGFARFEEAGFDLNRDIAVITLDSDVEFNDFIRPACLPFNYEDADFVNQHLAVVGYGRTSGGRSSRVPVAAVVPVVDLATCKQKYLNSKRITNAVICAGENEACVGDGGSPLNYFDVNTNRFYVVGIAAFGSSACGESDVPSGYTRVGAYLGWINDTISNDEV from the exons ATGCTGTGGCTGGGAGTGATCGTCTTCGCCATTTGCACAGTGGACGGGCAAA GCTTTCCTGCAGGCAATTGCAGAAGCCGAAATGACTGCCCAGGCTACCTCGAACTCGCCCGACGGATGAACGACCCTTCGCTGCAGCTGTTCTTCGCCACAGGACTAGGCAA AGAGTTGCTGAAGTTCACCAACAGATGCTGCAAATCCTCTCTGTTCCCGACTGAGGAAGAATGCGGCATCGCTGAACCGTCAGGTCCTGTTAACGACCTCCAGCGG CGTGGCGCATGGCCTTGGCTCGCAGCCCTCAGTCCCCATCCCGGCAACAAATTTTCAGTGATTTGCGGCGGAACGCTAATTAATCGGCGCCATGTTCTGACTGCGGCGCAATGCCTGGTGTTACCAAACAGTGAAAATCC gaaatacgCCCGCCTTGGTGAGTACGACTTGAATGTCGAGGACGACGCCAAGTACATTGAGCTCGGCTTCGCGCGGTTCGAGGAAGCGGGGTTCGACTTGAACCGAGACATCGCCGTCATCACTCTGGACTCTGATGTCGAGTTTAATG ATTTCATACGACCAGCCTGCCTTCCCTTCAACTACGAGGACGCGGACTTCGTGAACCAGCACCTCGCCGTCGTTGGCTATGGGCGCACTTCGG GTGGCAGATCATCTCGAGTACCAGTGGCAGCAGTGGTTCCGGTGGTTGACTTGGCTACATGCAAACAAAAGTATCTTAATAGTAAACGAATCACGAACGCTGTCATATGTGCAGGTGAAAACGAGGCATGCGTG GGTGACGGCGGGTCGCCGCTCAACTACTTCGACGTCAACACCAACAGGTTCTACGTGGTTGGCATCGCGGCGTTTGGGTCGAGTGCCTGCGGTGAATCAGATGTTCCGAGCGGCTACACGCGCGTCGGAGCCTACCTAGGCTGGATTAATGACACCATCAGCAATGATGAAGTTTGA
- the LOC113828686 gene encoding venom protease has translation MLWLGTILLFVYAAEGQVGPSCVSLGGSDGSCGSQAECLSYLSLVSQRDEPSVQPFFSTPLGEQLLNYVSRCCPSKPLIPTEEECGFSEPTGPQNDLQRRGAWPWLAAVGKPFENTFLALCGGSLITRRHVLTGAHCITDQSGVNPYYVRLGDFDLSRTDEASHVDLVVVNHTNPGYSTTTHRDDISILTLERDVEFNDFIRPVCLPFNYRSEEFLNQRLAVVGYGRTDAASSTGSKVPVAAVLSVVDLGACQSTYDTLQYSFTLTDSQICAGSESGDSCGGDGGGPLNYFDVNTRRFYVVGTVSLGVGCGNAKFPGVYTRVGAYLRWIKNNIE, from the exons ATGCTTTGGCTGGGAACAATTTTGCTGTTTGTCTATGCGGCCGAAGGACAGG TCGGCCCTTCCTGCGTCTCGCTGGGCGGTTCAGACG GCAGCTGTGGATCGCAGGCTGAGTGTCTTTCTTACCTGAGTCTTGTCAGCCAGAGGGACGAGCCTTCTGTGCAGCCCTTCTTCAGCACGCCGTTGGGAGA GCAGTTGCTGAACTACGTCTCGAGATGCTGCCCTTCGAAGCCTCTCATTCCAACCGAGGAAGAGTGCGGCTTCTCTGAGCCTACTGGTCCTCAGAACGATCTTCAGAGG CGCGGTGCATGGCCGTGGTTAGCTGCTGTTGGAAAACCTTTCGAAAACACCTTTCTTGCATTATGTGGCGGATCCCTCATCACACGTCGCCATGTTCTCACAGGAGCCCATTGTATAACTGATCAGAGTGGTGTAAACCC GTACTACGTTCGTCTCGGTGACTTCGACCTGAGCCGCACGGACGAGGCTTCTCACGTCGATCTGGTAGTCGTGAACCACACTAACCCGGGGTATAGTACAACGACTCACAGAGACGACATATCCATCTTGACTCTGGAAAGGGACGTTGAATTCAATG ACTTCATTCGACCGGTCTGCCTTCCTTTCAACTACCGGAGCGAGGAATTTCTGAATCAACGTCTTGCTGTTGTTGGCTACGGACGAACTGACGCCG CAAGTTCGACGGGATCGAAGGTACCAGTCGCAGCAGTGCTTTCCGTGGTCGATTTGGGCGCATGTCAGTCCACTTATGACACCCTGCAATATAGTTTCACCCTCACAGACTCGCAGATCTGTGCAGGCAGTGAAAGTGGAGACTCCTGTGGC GGTGACGGCGGCGGGCCCCTCAACTACTTCGACGTCAACACCCGCAGGTTCTACGTCGTCGGCACGGTGTCCCTCGGCGTCGGGTGCGGCAACGCAAAATTCCCAGGCGTCTACACACGAGTGGGCGCCTACCTCCGTTGGATCAAGAACAACATAGAGTGA
- the LOC113828682 gene encoding CLIP domain-containing serine protease HP8-like isoform X2 → MLWLGVIVFAICTVDGQSNCRSRNDCPGYLELARRMNDPSLQLFFATGLGKELLKFTNRCCKSSLFPTEEECGIAEPSGPVNDLQRRGAWPWLAALSPHPGNKFSVICGGTLINRRHVLTAAQCLVLPNSENPKYARLGEYDLNVEDDAKYIELGFARFEEAGFDLNRDIAVITLDSDVEFNDFIRPACLPFNYEDADFVNQHLAVVGYGRTSGGRSSRVPVAAVVPVVDLATCKQKYLNSKRITNAVICAGENEACVGDGGSPLNYFDVNTNRFYVVGIAAFGSSACGESDVPSGYTRVGAYLGWINDTISNDEV, encoded by the exons ATGCTGTGGCTGGGAGTGATCGTCTTCGCCATTTGCACAGTGGACGGGCAAA GCAATTGCAGAAGCCGAAATGACTGCCCAGGCTACCTCGAACTCGCCCGACGGATGAACGACCCTTCGCTGCAGCTGTTCTTCGCCACAGGACTAGGCAA AGAGTTGCTGAAGTTCACCAACAGATGCTGCAAATCCTCTCTGTTCCCGACTGAGGAAGAATGCGGCATCGCTGAACCGTCAGGTCCTGTTAACGACCTCCAGCGG CGTGGCGCATGGCCTTGGCTCGCAGCCCTCAGTCCCCATCCCGGCAACAAATTTTCAGTGATTTGCGGCGGAACGCTAATTAATCGGCGCCATGTTCTGACTGCGGCGCAATGCCTGGTGTTACCAAACAGTGAAAATCC gaaatacgCCCGCCTTGGTGAGTACGACTTGAATGTCGAGGACGACGCCAAGTACATTGAGCTCGGCTTCGCGCGGTTCGAGGAAGCGGGGTTCGACTTGAACCGAGACATCGCCGTCATCACTCTGGACTCTGATGTCGAGTTTAATG ATTTCATACGACCAGCCTGCCTTCCCTTCAACTACGAGGACGCGGACTTCGTGAACCAGCACCTCGCCGTCGTTGGCTATGGGCGCACTTCGG GTGGCAGATCATCTCGAGTACCAGTGGCAGCAGTGGTTCCGGTGGTTGACTTGGCTACATGCAAACAAAAGTATCTTAATAGTAAACGAATCACGAACGCTGTCATATGTGCAGGTGAAAACGAGGCATGCGTG GGTGACGGCGGGTCGCCGCTCAACTACTTCGACGTCAACACCAACAGGTTCTACGTGGTTGGCATCGCGGCGTTTGGGTCGAGTGCCTGCGGTGAATCAGATGTTCCGAGCGGCTACACGCGCGTCGGAGCCTACCTAGGCTGGATTAATGACACCATCAGCAATGATGAAGTTTGA